The following proteins are encoded in a genomic region of Streptomyces collinus Tu 365:
- a CDS encoding Helicase associated domain protein translates to MSRTGCRCRSGALLKVSTPCDPAALAAFINLRVLSPEHAHWRRGMEAATFYHRHHGDLRVPFANHRVPAGDEQEAETEEWPSALAAFPLGRPWVADTRRFHALGDMDPDHIAQLDALGMVWSHHDTIWVEGLAAARGWAAAHGHLPTRGRASASMLTAPRLRGAPSAATQARFLTEAVRLARSRANLSLASWPADPKGAPSPLCLLRGQGASRHSTGAFTRRLRAESSPELAERDQAGRTGRT, encoded by the coding sequence ATGAGCAGGACCGGCTGTCGATGCCGGTCCGGGGCCCTGTTGAAGGTCTCCACCCCGTGTGATCCTGCCGCGCTCGCTGCCTTCATCAACCTCCGCGTCCTCAGCCCCGAACACGCCCATTGGCGGCGCGGCATGGAAGCCGCCACCTTCTACCACCGGCACCACGGCGACCTGCGTGTGCCCTTCGCAAACCACCGCGTTCCCGCCGGCGATGAGCAGGAGGCGGAGACAGAGGAGTGGCCGAGCGCTCTCGCGGCCTTCCCGCTGGGGCGGCCTTGGGTGGCCGATACCAGGCGGTTCCACGCCCTCGGGGACATGGACCCCGACCACATCGCCCAGCTCGACGCTCTGGGCATGGTCTGGTCGCATCACGACACCATCTGGGTAGAAGGACTCGCCGCCGCCCGTGGATGGGCTGCCGCACACGGGCACCTTCCAACGCGCGGTCGAGCATCCGCATCAATGCTTACGGCACCGCGGCTACGCGGCGCCCCGAGCGCGGCGACACAGGCCCGCTTCCTCACGGAGGCGGTCCGCCTCGCCCGCTCCCGCGCCAATCTCAGCCTCGCCTCATGGCCGGCCGACCCGAAGGGGGCGCCCTCGCCGCTGTGCCTTCTGCGGGGACAGGGGGCCTCCCGCCACTCGACCGGTGCTTTTACCCGGCGCCTACGTGCGGAGTCAAGTCCCGAACTTGCGGAACGTGACCAGGCTGGGCG
- a CDS encoding ATP-binding protein encodes MDLLERETVLQDLAGHLTAATSGPGRVALVRGEAGIGKTTVIEHLIKLADPHVRALVGACDPLTTPRPLGPLLDLAPDCAETVRTALGQALAGAGHPGEVFQSLLDDLRGCPSLLVIEDVHWADEATLDLLRYLARRLPTVPALVVATYRDDAIGRAHPLAALLGTLAGYRWVSRHALARLSRLAVARLASGRAVDAEELYRVSAGNPFLVTEILAAPTEHIPATVREAVAGRLASLSEPARQVADMLAVLGHRASLPLLAGLLPDADGALEEATACGILRVGGQLIEFCHELARLAVLETVPVAYRLQIHRQVLAALRSGPVAADDLALVADHAEAAGDSAAVLEYAPQAAAHAAALGAYREAAAQYTRALHYAACLPPEQQASLLEGHAQACSMARRLDEAIASRRTAAKLRHALGDRLREGENLRWLSCMLHLNGHSTEAAQTGLEAVRTLEKLRPSAELGGAYLNLSTLAVYGHEDAEVAAAYADRAMAVGEQFGDAGLVVQARFLPAAARTLCGGSGWEECEHAVSSAMAQDLQLDASFLAMLMCLYAVQLHDDARATAAVQRSETYCLEHELLTYLYCTKAMDSWRLLHRGSWNQATDAAHGILSHPLSPPVDRAIALTVLGLVRARRGEPQVWPPLEQAARLVDANFLLSTGLGWEARVEVAWLTEDDELAKTEAHHGLSAVADRTHPWLSGALACWIRRTGGTPPQVPAAEPYALELAGDWAGAAARWDQLGCRYDAALARLAGNAAALRQALADLETLGARRAAKRARAMMRNRGVRPVRSSPRAATRANPYGLTNREMDVLKLLAEDLRDAEIAARLYITPKTAGHHVGAVLAKLGVHTRHEAARKFECPKSR; translated from the coding sequence ATGGACCTGCTGGAGCGAGAGACCGTGCTCCAGGACCTCGCCGGTCACCTGACGGCAGCCACGAGCGGCCCTGGACGGGTAGCCCTCGTGCGCGGCGAGGCCGGCATCGGCAAGACCACGGTCATCGAGCATCTGATCAAGCTGGCCGATCCCCATGTCCGAGCCCTGGTCGGCGCCTGTGACCCGCTGACCACCCCACGCCCCCTGGGCCCCCTGCTGGACCTGGCCCCCGATTGCGCCGAGACCGTGCGAACCGCCCTTGGGCAGGCGTTGGCCGGCGCAGGCCATCCGGGAGAGGTGTTCCAGTCCCTGCTGGACGATCTGAGAGGCTGTCCCAGCCTGCTGGTCATCGAGGACGTCCACTGGGCCGATGAGGCCACCTTGGATCTGCTGCGCTACCTGGCCCGGCGCCTGCCGACCGTTCCAGCGCTCGTGGTGGCCACTTACCGAGACGACGCGATCGGCCGTGCCCACCCCTTGGCCGCGCTGCTCGGTACTCTGGCCGGCTACCGGTGGGTTTCCCGCCACGCCCTAGCTCGCTTGAGCCGCCTGGCCGTGGCCCGCCTAGCCAGCGGCCGGGCCGTGGACGCTGAGGAGCTGTACCGCGTATCCGCAGGCAATCCGTTCCTCGTCACCGAGATCCTGGCCGCCCCTACCGAGCACATCCCGGCCACCGTGCGCGAAGCCGTCGCCGGCCGCCTAGCCAGCCTCTCGGAGCCGGCCCGCCAGGTCGCCGACATGCTGGCAGTCCTGGGCCACCGAGCCTCGCTGCCATTGTTGGCCGGCCTCCTGCCGGATGCGGACGGAGCGCTGGAAGAGGCTACGGCCTGCGGAATCCTGCGCGTCGGCGGGCAGCTGATCGAGTTCTGCCATGAGCTGGCCCGGCTGGCAGTCCTCGAGACCGTTCCGGTCGCATACCGCCTGCAGATACACCGGCAGGTATTGGCGGCATTGCGCTCCGGCCCCGTGGCCGCGGACGATCTGGCGCTGGTGGCCGATCACGCTGAGGCCGCCGGGGATTCTGCCGCCGTGCTGGAGTACGCGCCGCAAGCGGCCGCACATGCTGCCGCCCTGGGTGCGTATCGGGAGGCGGCCGCCCAGTACACCCGGGCCCTGCACTACGCCGCCTGCCTGCCGCCCGAACAACAGGCATCCTTGCTGGAGGGCCATGCCCAGGCCTGCTCTATGGCCCGCCGGCTGGACGAGGCCATCGCTTCTCGCCGGACGGCGGCCAAGCTGCGGCATGCGCTGGGTGACCGGCTGCGCGAGGGGGAGAACCTGCGCTGGCTGTCGTGCATGCTGCATTTGAACGGGCACAGCACCGAAGCCGCGCAGACCGGCCTGGAGGCTGTGCGGACACTCGAAAAACTGAGACCGAGCGCGGAGTTGGGCGGAGCGTACCTGAACTTGTCCACACTGGCCGTCTACGGCCATGAGGATGCGGAGGTGGCCGCTGCCTACGCCGACAGGGCGATGGCCGTGGGCGAGCAATTCGGTGATGCGGGGCTGGTCGTACAGGCAAGGTTTCTCCCCGCGGCGGCACGGACGCTCTGCGGAGGAAGTGGCTGGGAGGAGTGTGAACACGCGGTGTCCAGCGCGATGGCACAGGATCTACAGCTGGATGCCTCCTTCCTGGCGATGCTCATGTGCTTGTACGCCGTACAACTGCACGACGACGCCCGGGCCACTGCCGCTGTGCAGCGGTCGGAGACCTACTGTCTGGAACACGAACTGCTGACCTACCTGTATTGCACGAAGGCCATGGACAGTTGGAGACTCCTGCACCGGGGCTCGTGGAACCAGGCCACCGACGCCGCACACGGGATCTTGTCCCATCCTCTCTCGCCGCCGGTCGACCGGGCCATTGCCTTGACCGTCCTGGGACTGGTCCGGGCCCGACGAGGCGAGCCGCAGGTATGGCCGCCGCTGGAGCAGGCGGCACGCCTCGTCGATGCGAATTTCCTGCTGAGTACAGGCCTTGGGTGGGAGGCCCGGGTCGAGGTGGCCTGGCTGACCGAAGACGACGAGCTCGCGAAGACCGAGGCCCACCACGGTCTGTCCGCAGTGGCAGACCGCACCCATCCCTGGCTCTCCGGAGCACTGGCCTGCTGGATTCGCCGCACCGGAGGCACACCCCCACAGGTGCCGGCGGCCGAACCCTACGCGCTGGAGCTGGCCGGCGACTGGGCAGGCGCCGCCGCGCGATGGGATCAGCTCGGCTGTCGCTACGACGCCGCACTGGCCCGCCTGGCTGGAAACGCGGCCGCACTACGCCAAGCACTGGCTGACTTGGAGACCCTTGGCGCCCGGCGGGCCGCGAAGCGCGCCCGTGCCATGATGCGCAACCGCGGAGTGCGCCCCGTCCGCTCCAGCCCCCGGGCAGCCACCCGGGCCAACCCCTACGGGTTGACCAACCGGGAGATGGATGTGCTCAAGCTGCTGGCCGAAGACCTACGGGATGCGGAGATCGCTGCCCGGCTGTACATCACACCCAAGACCGCCGGTCATCACGTGGGCGCGGTACTGGCCAAACTCGGCGTCCACACTCGCCACGAAGCCGCCCGCAAATTCGAGTGCCCCAAGTCGCGGTAG
- a CDS encoding DUF4232 domain-containing protein → MRQGAQSGRFRSRRGRGGGEASGLAPGATANALLRITDAGNYPAAQCHPTAAQYLQVYPPGQTTPIYVAYTSTGCAGTVGILSVSALQPGSGSAS, encoded by the coding sequence CTGCGACAGGGGGCCCAATCAGGCAGGTTCCGTTCCAGGCGGGGTCGGGGCGGTGGTGAGGCTTCCGGCCTGGCACCGGGGGCCACCGCCAACGCGTTGCTGCGGATCACGGATGCCGGCAACTACCCTGCGGCGCAGTGCCACCCGACCGCCGCGCAGTACCTGCAGGTCTACCCGCCGGGCCAGACGACCCCGATCTACGTCGCCTACACCTCGACGGGCTGCGCCGGGACGGTGGGCATCCTGAGCGTCAGCGCGCTCCAGCCGGGCTCGGGAAGTGCCTCGTAG
- a CDS encoding NAD(P)H-binding protein has translation MRGDHHDPAPLREAMTGASAAFLLRPPGPDEGQDAALVAAAGATGVRRLVKLSAVGTGEPALGPFGRWHVDGERAVRESGAEWVVLRPSTFASNSLSWAGALRAGEPVPNMTGDGTSGVIDPRDVAAVAVRALLDGRYAGRTFTLTGPEAISLPDQVAVLASVLGRPLTTRSLAPDEIREFLRTTWGFDDAQAEAVVLSTAFVRDGGNAAVTADVPEVLGRPARTYRAWARAHTEAFGV, from the coding sequence GTGCGCGGCGACCATCACGACCCGGCCCCCCTGCGGGAGGCGATGACCGGCGCGAGCGCCGCGTTCCTGCTGCGTCCCCCCGGTCCCGACGAGGGGCAGGACGCCGCCCTGGTCGCGGCGGCCGGCGCCACAGGGGTGCGCCGGCTGGTGAAGCTGTCCGCCGTCGGGACGGGCGAGCCCGCGCTCGGCCCCTTCGGCCGATGGCATGTCGACGGCGAACGGGCCGTGCGGGAGAGCGGGGCCGAGTGGGTGGTCCTGCGGCCTTCGACGTTCGCCTCGAACTCGCTGAGCTGGGCCGGGGCGCTCCGGGCGGGCGAACCGGTGCCCAACATGACCGGGGACGGGACCTCGGGCGTGATCGACCCGCGTGACGTGGCCGCCGTGGCGGTGCGGGCCCTGCTCGACGGGCGGTACGCGGGGCGGACGTTCACCCTGACCGGGCCGGAGGCGATCAGCCTTCCGGACCAGGTGGCCGTCCTCGCCTCGGTGCTGGGCCGCCCGCTCACCACCCGGAGCCTCGCACCGGACGAGATCCGTGAATTCCTGCGTACCACCTGGGGCTTCGACGACGCGCAGGCGGAAGCCGTCGTGCTCAGCACCGCGTTCGTCCGGGACGGGGGCAACGCGGCGGTCACCGCGGACGTACCCGAGGTGCTGGGCAGGCCGGCCCGGACGTACCGCGCGTGGGCGCGAGCCCACACGGAGGCGTTCGGCGTGTAA
- a CDS encoding AAA family ATPase, translated as MDLLERETVLQDLAGHLTAATSGPGRVALVRGEAGIGKTTVVEHLVELADPYVRVLVGACDPLATPRPLGPLMDLAPDLGEAVGTALRGAVAGAGHPGEVFECLLADLSGRPSLLVIEDVHWADEATTDLLSYLARRLPTVPALVVATYRDDEIGRTHPLTMLLGTLAGYRWVSRHTLNPLSRGAVARLATGHAIDVEDLYRVSAGNPFLVTEILATPAGSLPVTVREAVAGRMGGLSGPARNITDVLAVLGHRAHCSL; from the coding sequence ATGGACTTGCTGGAGCGAGAGACCGTGCTCCAGGACCTCGCCGGTCACCTGACGGCAGCCACGAGCGGCCCTGGACGGGTAGCGCTCGTGCGCGGCGAGGCCGGTATCGGCAAGACCACCGTCGTCGAGCATCTGGTCGAGCTGGCCGATCCCTACGTCCGGGTCCTGGTCGGGGCCTGTGACCCGCTGGCCACCCCGCGCCCGCTGGGGCCGCTCATGGACCTGGCCCCCGATCTCGGCGAGGCGGTGGGCACCGCTTTGAGAGGAGCGGTGGCCGGCGCGGGCCATCCTGGTGAGGTTTTCGAGTGCCTGCTGGCCGATCTGAGCGGCAGGCCCAGCCTCCTGGTCATTGAGGACGTCCACTGGGCGGATGAGGCCACCACGGACCTGCTGAGCTACCTGGCCCGACGCCTGCCGACCGTTCCCGCGCTGGTGGTGGCCACCTACCGCGACGACGAGATCGGCCGCACCCATCCGCTGACCATGCTGCTGGGCACCCTGGCCGGGTACCGGTGGGTGTCCCGCCACACTCTGAACCCGCTCAGCCGCGGGGCCGTGGCCCGTCTGGCCACCGGACATGCCATCGACGTGGAGGATCTGTACCGCGTCTCCGCCGGCAACCCGTTCCTGGTCACCGAGATCCTGGCCACCCCAGCCGGCAGCCTCCCCGTCACAGTGCGCGAAGCCGTCGCCGGCCGCATGGGCGGCCTCTCAGGCCCGGCGCGCAACATCACCGATGTACTCGCCGTCCTGGGACACCGGGCTCACTGCAGCTTGTAG
- a CDS encoding helix-turn-helix transcriptional regulator, which produces MLPNAEDALEEAVASGILRTDGHTIEFRHELIRLAVLDAVPAPRRLQVHRQVLAAMRSGAVASADLSLLADHAEAAGDETAVLEYAPAAAAHAVTLGAHREAAAQFTRALRYAGGLPPDRQAALWEGHSLTCFLARHLEEAIASRRTAVKLRHALGDRQNEGEDLRWLSYMLWPAGRSTEALDTGLEAVRTLEELSPSAELARAYLNLSMLSVYDHKGAEVAYAYAQRAMDVGGGLGDAGLVVQAQFHPAAARMLCEGSGWEECERAVSSAMAQDLQLDAGFMAMLMCWYLLLQGDNTRAAAAVQRSEAYCLEHELLTFLYCTKAMKSWMLLNEGAWHQATDATHEVLSHPLSPPIDRAIALTVLGLVRARCGEPQVWPPLEQAASLVDANCLRDMGLGWEARVEAAWLAGDDERAQAEAQQGLAALTERAHPWLTGALACWIHRAGGTPPPVPAVGPYALELNGDSTAAARLWEELGCPYNAAMARLSADDTALRQGLADLERLGSRPAAARARAVMRVRPVRSGPRAATRSNPYGLTNREMDVLKLLGDGLSDADIAARLYITPKTAGHHVGSVLAKLGVHTRHEAARKLDRPEYR; this is translated from the coding sequence ATGCTGCCGAACGCAGAGGACGCCCTGGAGGAAGCCGTCGCCAGCGGCATCCTGCGCACCGACGGGCACACCATCGAGTTCCGCCACGAGCTGATCCGGCTGGCGGTGCTGGATGCCGTCCCCGCCCCCCGCCGCCTGCAAGTACACCGGCAGGTGCTCGCAGCAATGCGGTCCGGCGCCGTAGCTTCGGCTGATCTATCTCTGCTGGCGGACCACGCCGAAGCAGCCGGCGACGAGACCGCGGTGCTTGAGTACGCCCCTGCAGCGGCGGCTCATGCGGTCACACTGGGCGCGCACCGGGAGGCAGCGGCTCAGTTCACCCGGGCGCTGCGGTACGCCGGCGGCTTGCCGCCCGACCGGCAGGCCGCTCTGTGGGAGGGCCATTCGCTGACCTGTTTCCTGGCCCGTCACCTTGAGGAGGCGATCGCTTCTCGCCGGACGGCGGTCAAGCTGCGTCATGCGCTGGGGGACAGGCAGAACGAGGGCGAGGACCTGCGCTGGCTGTCGTACATGCTGTGGCCGGCCGGGCGGAGCACCGAGGCCCTCGACACTGGCCTGGAGGCTGTGCGCACGCTCGAAGAGCTGTCCCCGAGTGCGGAGTTGGCCAGGGCGTATTTGAACCTGTCGATGCTGTCCGTCTACGACCACAAAGGGGCAGAGGTGGCCTACGCCTATGCCCAGAGGGCGATGGACGTGGGCGGGGGGCTCGGTGATGCGGGGCTGGTCGTCCAGGCGCAGTTCCACCCTGCAGCGGCACGCATGCTCTGCGAAGGCAGTGGCTGGGAGGAGTGCGAACGAGCGGTGTCCAGCGCGATGGCGCAGGATCTGCAACTCGACGCAGGCTTCATGGCGATGCTCATGTGCTGGTACCTCCTGCTGCAGGGGGACAACACTCGAGCTGCGGCCGCAGTACAGCGGTCGGAGGCCTACTGCCTTGAACACGAGCTGTTGACCTTCCTCTATTGCACGAAGGCCATGAAGAGTTGGATGCTGCTGAATGAGGGCGCGTGGCATCAGGCCACCGACGCCACACACGAGGTGTTGTCCCATCCCCTCTCACCACCGATCGACCGGGCCATAGCCCTGACCGTGCTGGGCCTGGTCCGGGCTCGCTGCGGCGAGCCTCAGGTATGGCCACCGCTGGAGCAGGCAGCAAGCCTCGTCGACGCCAACTGCCTGCGCGACATGGGACTCGGATGGGAAGCCCGGGTCGAGGCGGCCTGGCTGGCCGGAGACGACGAGCGCGCGCAGGCCGAGGCACAACAGGGATTGGCCGCACTGACAGAGCGCGCCCACCCCTGGCTGACCGGTGCCCTGGCCTGCTGGATCCATCGCGCCGGGGGCACACCCCCGCCCGTGCCGGCGGTCGGACCTTACGCGCTGGAGCTGAACGGAGACAGCACCGCTGCCGCACGGCTGTGGGAAGAACTCGGCTGCCCCTACAACGCCGCCATGGCCCGCCTTTCCGCAGACGACACCGCGCTGCGCCAAGGCTTGGCCGACTTGGAGAGACTTGGCTCCCGGCCCGCCGCAGCTCGCGCCCGCGCCGTCATGCGTGTGCGCCCCGTCCGCTCCGGCCCGCGAGCGGCTACTCGGAGCAACCCCTATGGACTGACCAACCGGGAAATGGACGTCCTCAAACTGCTGGGTGACGGCCTGTCGGACGCAGATATCGCCGCCCGGCTCTACATCACGCCCAAGACCGCCGGACATCACGTGGGCTCAGTCCTGGCCAAACTCGGCGTCCACACCCGCCACGAAGCCGCCCGCAAGCTCGACCGTCCCGAGTACCGGTAG
- a CDS encoding DUF4265 domain-containing protein codes for MNGASEREIVGDRIKVWFRFVPREGWFPQDTEGLWATRLSADTARVDNVPFLQDGVAQGDVVRFRTDDDGLHWATGRISTSGNCAVRVVPIPSGPLGRSPEKVHERLSDFRLGGEVFSAEFPMVAFDVPSGTDFAALKRLLVRGQDEGWWHFEVGSGTEAFWSA; via the coding sequence ATGAACGGTGCGTCAGAGCGTGAGATCGTCGGGGACCGGATCAAGGTCTGGTTCCGGTTCGTTCCTCGCGAGGGGTGGTTCCCGCAGGACACTGAGGGCCTGTGGGCGACGAGGCTCAGCGCGGACACTGCCCGCGTGGACAACGTCCCGTTCCTCCAGGACGGTGTCGCCCAAGGGGACGTCGTCCGCTTCCGAACGGACGACGATGGACTGCACTGGGCGACCGGGCGAATCAGCACCTCCGGGAACTGCGCTGTCCGTGTGGTGCCGATCCCGTCCGGGCCGCTGGGCCGCAGCCCCGAGAAGGTTCACGAGCGCCTCTCGGACTTTCGACTCGGCGGCGAGGTCTTCAGCGCCGAATTTCCGATGGTGGCGTTCGACGTGCCGAGCGGCACTGACTTCGCGGCGCTCAAGCGGCTGCTGGTCCGCGGCCAGGACGAGGGTTGGTGGCACTTCGAGGTCGGCAGTGGTACTGAGGCGTTCTGGAGCGCCTAG
- a CDS encoding helix-turn-helix domain-containing protein, with the protein MGEGGFGALLRARRSGAGLTQEELAERSGLSVRAIRDLERGRVARPRRETVRLLATALGLPEDEHEEFLRLARHVLPPARPGRADAELPTAPAAMAPIDRDDPHPSVVPPDEPAMPPKAEAAGHRAGHARRKRTAARYGTLLTALLTVTALSSDQGSPPALPSRPGPRVFRTTSSAAYAARISNNDSRPPYGPPSTIGADLWVLHAVPRGETLIVTVALTGASSGAVTVTDTAGNTYRPAGHINDRGRLLLFAVVGAKPLDMLDRIIIRWPRATAAQTAVDAFRGITAAGPWIEGESDPRDSTESINIGDLPLCTEGDLLFTAMNAPTGPAAQFHAPWQTAPWQTVDVDLPPRNPTLTTAYRSITSTDNDCTVRGTATPPWQSITLPLHAGAGPHSTR; encoded by the coding sequence ATGGGCGAGGGCGGATTCGGGGCGCTGTTACGCGCCCGGCGCAGCGGGGCCGGGCTGACGCAGGAGGAACTCGCCGAACGCTCGGGACTGAGCGTTAGGGCCATCCGTGACCTCGAGCGCGGCAGGGTTGCCCGGCCGCGCCGGGAAACCGTACGGCTACTCGCCACGGCCCTCGGCCTGCCAGAGGACGAGCACGAGGAATTCCTTCGACTTGCCCGCCATGTGCTGCCGCCGGCCCGACCGGGGCGCGCCGACGCCGAGTTGCCGACCGCTCCCGCCGCGATGGCACCCATCGACCGTGACGATCCGCATCCCTCAGTCGTCCCGCCAGACGAACCGGCCATGCCCCCAAAGGCAGAGGCAGCCGGCCACCGGGCCGGACACGCACGCCGGAAACGCACCGCGGCACGCTACGGCACTCTGCTCACCGCGCTGTTGACAGTCACCGCACTCTCCTCCGATCAGGGCTCGCCACCCGCACTGCCGTCCCGCCCCGGCCCGCGCGTCTTCCGGACCACGAGCAGCGCTGCCTATGCCGCCCGGATCAGCAACAACGACTCCAGGCCTCCTTACGGTCCGCCGTCGACCATCGGGGCCGATCTGTGGGTGCTGCACGCAGTCCCCCGCGGCGAAACGCTGATCGTCACCGTCGCGCTCACCGGCGCGAGCTCGGGTGCGGTCACCGTGACCGACACGGCCGGCAATACCTACCGGCCGGCCGGGCATATCAACGACCGCGGCCGCCTGCTGCTCTTCGCAGTCGTCGGTGCCAAGCCGCTGGACATGCTCGATCGGATCATCATTCGCTGGCCGCGAGCCACCGCTGCCCAGACCGCGGTCGATGCCTTCCGGGGAATCACCGCCGCCGGACCATGGATCGAGGGCGAATCGGACCCCCGCGACAGCACCGAATCCATCAACATCGGCGATCTGCCACTGTGCACCGAAGGCGACCTCCTCTTCACCGCCATGAACGCCCCAACCGGCCCCGCCGCCCAATTCCACGCGCCCTGGCAGACAGCGCCCTGGCAAACCGTGGACGTGGATCTACCACCCCGAAACCCCACGCTCACGACGGCCTACCGCTCCATCACCTCCACAGACAACGACTGCACCGTCCGCGGCACCGCGACCCCACCATGGCAGTCCATCACCCTCCCCCTCCACGCAGGGGCAGGGCCCCACAGCACGCGCTGA